The following are from one region of the Vanessa cardui chromosome 3, ilVanCard2.1, whole genome shotgun sequence genome:
- the LOC124543491 gene encoding probable cysteine--tRNA ligase, mitochondrial — translation MNKLFYVFNRKLTHICNLKPYKETKWLMPNGNPIGVYIYNCVAEEKVPVILNDPTLATWYSCGPTVYDSAHIGHASCYVKLDIIQRILKSFFNINLVTAMGITDIDDKIIKKGHETKTDYRTVAKMYEHEFWMDMSSLNVEKPMIVTRVSEHIVTISQFIKGLIDSGMAYVTKDGSVYFDTSKFPAYGKLQIMQDSGEPSDDAKKNKMDFALWKGFKPGEPSWQTEWGDGRPGWHIECSAMVSKIFGSQVDFHAGGIDLQFPHHENEEAQSCAYHNSRQWANYWIHVGHLNLKETKMSKSLKNTMSIPSILEKYSADTFRMACLISNYRYSMEYSDEVMLTAEDVLNKLKFFLKDAEVYANQKNTEVGDYNNKLLSDLQKVKDNNLESLRTDFDTASCINSILNLVNNTNKIIKTRSDNYYPVPVLLIADYITQVLNKFGLRLTDLASNNVTNTFIDSLVEFRHTVRSNALKRKDKELLNACDVVRDKMKSMKIQINDSKNEPSWVTIK, via the coding sequence atgaataaactattttatgtttttaatagaaaattaacacacatttgtaatttaaaacccTATAAAGAAACCAAATGGTTAATGCCAAATGGAAATCCAATAGGAGTCTATATTTACAACTGTGTCGCTGAAGAAAAAGTTcctgtaatattaaatgatcCAACTTTAGCTACTTGGTATTCGTGTGGTCCAACAGTGTACGATTCGGCACATATTGGACATGCAAGTTGCTATGTAAAGCTGGATATTAttcaaagaatattaaaatctttctttaatattaacCTTGTTACCGCGATGGGAATTACCGACATTGacgataaaattatcaaaaaaggTCACGAGACTAAAACAGACTACCGAACCGTAGCTAAAATGTATGAGCATGAGTTTTGGATGGATATGTCAAGTTTGAATGTAGAAAAACCAATGATTGTGACAAGGGTATCAGAACACATTGTGACAATAAGCCAATTTATTAAAGGCCTTATTGATTCTGGAATGGCGTATGTAACTAAAGATGGTTCAGTTTATTTTGATACCTCAAAATTTCCTGCATAtggaaaattacaaataatgcaAGATAGTGGAGAACCCAGTGATGATGCCAAGAAGAATAAAATGGACTTTGCTCTTTGGAAGGGATTTAAGCCAGGTGAACCTTCTTGGCAGACAGAATGGGGTGATGGCAGGCCAGGATGGCATATAGAATGTTCTGCTATGGTCAGTAAAATATTTGGTTCCCAAGTTGATTTTCATGCTGGTGGTATTGACTTACAATTTCCACACCATGAGAATGAAGAAGCCCAATCTTGTGCTTACCACAATTCAAGGCAATGGGCAAACTATTGGATTCATGTTGGACACTTAAATCTTAAGGAAACTAAAATgtcaaaatcattaaaaaatacaatgtctaTACCTAGTATATTAGAAAAATACAGTGCAGATACATTTAGGATGGCATGCTTAATATCTAATTATAGGTATTCTATGGAGTACAGTGATGAAGTGATGTTGACTGCAGAAGATGTcctaaataagttaaaattctttttaaaagATGCAGAAGTTTATGCAAACCAAAAAAATACAGAAGTTggagattataataataagctaTTAAGTGATCTGCAAAAagttaaagataataatttagaatCATTAAGAACTGATTTTGACACAGCTTCTTGCATCAATTCAATACTAAACTTAGttaataacacaaataaaataataaagactaGATCAGATAATTATTATCCTGTACCTGTTTTACTAATTGCAGATTATATAACACAGGTCCTCAACAAGTTTGGATTAAGATTGACTGATTTGGCAAGCAATAATGTTACCAATACCTTCATAGATAGTTTAGTTGAATTTAGACATACAGTTAGGTCAAATGCACTGAAAAGAAAAGATAAGGAACTATTAAATGCTTGTGATGTAGTGAGAGATAAGATGAAATCGATGAAAATTCAAATCAATGACAGCAAAAACGAACCCTCTTGGGTAACTATAAAatga
- the LOC124543492 gene encoding cytochrome c oxidase assembly factor 5 — MIAFGPEEVGLADRSPCAGIRADLKMCLLSSDCCKKQKKTPRECLKDGIVPTECIQLRQSFFECKRSLLDNRRRFRGHKGY; from the exons ATGATTGCATTTGGTCCAGAAGAGGTCGGCTTAGCCGATCGGTCACCATGTGCTGGGATACGAGCTGACTTAAAGATGTGTCTTTTGAGTAGTGATTGTTGTAAAAAG CAAAAGAAAACTCCTAGAGAATGTTTAAAGGATGGCATAGTACCCACGGAATGTATTCAATTACGACAAAGTTTTTTTGAATGTAAACGTTCATTG CTTGACAACAGAAGAAGATTTAGAGGCCACAAAGGATACTGA
- the LOC124543646 gene encoding membrane-bound transcription factor site-2 protease: MSFTILCSFVLTFYVVIWFFDSFFKSCMHYPYYAFLDGTGLKIGILNFSWTTTACNRFIYRWSKNLSRILRKWFNCGYIFTIGLFLPFSLWTLLSIIFEHFNDTIQIDNVLEVKAMLPGVNIHTSDFWVYFLAIACSSIFHELGHAAAASQEDVQLVSVGVYVFAIIPLAFVQLNTEHLNSLGITKRLKIYCAGVWHNVTLAFFALLLFFSAPILFSIAYQTDIGVRVIDLTDDSPLRDARGLQVGDVITSINDCHVKNSRDWSYCLHVAHDRFGICTSAEYIAQNDEIMMETIKENDVVECCRKNDLYSFCFEYMEPKAVVDSVLPGQYSCLKPRDMVKNKLIKCTENNGYSCPRNMHCLKPSLHNQTYLIIIERQDDNAVLYLGLPYDIHKTVFVDQYFPRCAIISFFSPSQFEKLLRYIFIFSMGIGFLNVLPCYGTDGHHIARSIIQWLAKYFNKNGDFITFFTVFTIFVGTGITVPILIFLFYKAIFVDDY; this comes from the exons atgtcATTTACTATTCTTTGCTCATTTGTGTTAACGTTTTATGTGGTTATATGGTTTTTCGACTCTTTTTTCAAG aGTTGTATGCACTATCCTTACTACGCCTTTTTGGATGGAACGGGGCTAAAAAttggaatattaaatttttcatgGACAACCACTGCATGCAACAGATTTATCTACAGATGGAGTAAAAATCTTTCTCGAATTTTACGGAAATGGTTTAACTGTGGCTACATCTTTACAATCGGCTTATTTTTACCATTCTCCCTATGGACCCTTCTATCAATTATTTTTGAGCATTTTAATGACACAATACAAATAGACAATGTTCTCGAAGTGAAGGCTATGTTACCTGGTGTGAACATACATACTTCAGACTTTTGGGTTTACTTTTTGGCAATTGCATGCAGCTCTATATTTCATGAGCTTGGTCACGCAGCAGCTGCTTCACAGGAAGATGTACAACTTGTTTCAGTTGGGGTGTATGTTTTTGCAATAATACCTCTTGCCTTTGTGCAATTGAATACTGAACATCTTAATAGCCTTGGTATAACGAAAAGGCTGAAAATATACTGTGCTGGAGTCTGGCACAATGTAACACTTGCATTTTTTGCACTGTTGCTGTTTTTCTCAGCACCAATTCTATTTAGTATTGCATACCAAACTGACATTGGTGTAAGAGTTATAGATCTCACAGATGATTCTCCATTAAGAGATGCCAGAGGACTTCAAGTAGGAGATGTGATCACATCCATTAATGATTGTCATGTTAAGAATTCAAGAGATTGGTCATATTGCTTACATGTAGCTCATGATCGTTTTGGTATTTGCACTAGTGCTGAGTATATAGCACAGAATGATGAAATAATGATGGAAACTATCAAAGAAAATGATGTTGTTGAATGCTGTCGTAAAAATGATTTGTATAGTTTTTGCTTCGAATATATGGAGCCCAAAGCAGTTGTTGACTCAGTATTACCAGGGCAGTATTCTTGTTTAAAGCCCAGAGATATggttaagaataaattaatcaaatgtaCAGAAAACAATGGTTATTCCTGTCCGAGAAATATGCACTGTTTAaaaccatcactacataatCAAACATACCTCATAATCATAGAAAGACAAGATGATAATGCTGTTCTTTATTTAGGTTTGCCATATGATATACACAAAACAGTATTTGTTGATCAATATTTTCCAAGGTGTGCCATCATTTCATTTTTCTCACCATCTCAGTTTGAAAAGCTTTTGcgatatatctttatattttctatgGGTATTGGATTTTTGAATGTTTTGCCCTGTTATGGAACAGATGGACATCACATTGCAAGAAGTATCATTCAATGGTtagctaaatattttaataaaaatggtgattttataacattctttactgtatttactatatttgtagGTACGGGCATAACTGtgcctatattaatatttttattttataaagcaatATTTGTTGATGATTATTGa
- the LOC124543490 gene encoding transmembrane protein 39A: MSCTENESGPFVVFFLPAALGCLTILLARRWAYSQVSTTSSTAVSRRRKIIKDPLAKRTLPPIACKMVAPGSKKVSGGTKKGAATPLIEDDSTNGKRARSRLSPAKTSPATDVKFTESPLPPKHIPFPYIPQDGELLFEIMNFVFTLVAMCLQFLNLYRTMWWLPHSYTTQAMNFYLIDPHLVAFIVTIICRRLLLSISLALLKCILAPKMLPHATIAARMFILGVVLGALSWCTYFIMLKYPLVKIFYLCYPAVIYFICFGINSTPFLELHNTETPLMHSCSHDPEQIRSEVEVLRQDFNMRVKKILFNSILGAYYTSFVPCCFAQSYLQYDSAGAAQQVGLVWGALCGRYAAQLLPAALTDAPHRAARHLGRWQPLAVSGDVSDVPAWSGARVWGRGARVRVSQAVYCAAAPAVAANPTDVHHIRFYSVFSNPSKLLCLLLCLQLSLVAMQLCLLFSSFAWHNFIAIVILLFINYYTLFKMVRDYLVAWKVYKAENMIQDKNATLQVN, from the exons ATGAGTTGTACCGAAAATGAAAGTGGACCTTTTGTCGTATTCTTCCTACCAGCGGCTCTTGGGTGCTTGACCATACTTTTGGCCCGGCGGTGGGCTTACTCTCAGGTTAGCACTACTTCGTCTACTGCCGTCTCAAGACGgcgaaaaattattaaagacCCGCTTGCAAAACGAACCTTACCCCCGATCGCCTGTAAAATGGTAGCTCCTGGTTCAAAGAAAGTTTCCGGTGGGACTAAAAAg GGAGCTGCAACACCTCTCATAGAAGATGATTCAACCAATGGAAAACGGGCTAGATCAAGACTGTCACCAGCAAAAACTTCCCCTGCAACAGATGTTAAGTTTACAGAGAGTCCTCTGCCACCCAAACACATACCATTTCCATACATACCACAAGATGGAGAGCTACTCTTTGAAATTATGAATTTTGTGTTTACACTTGTGGCTATGTGTTTACAATTCTTAAACCTGTATAGGACAATGTGGTGGTTACCACATTCATACACCACGCAAGCTAtg AATTTCTATCTTATTGACCCGCATCTGGTTGCATTTATAGTGACAATTATATGTAGAAGACTACTATTAAGTATAAGCCTGGCACTACTTAAATGCATATTAGCGCCTAAGATGTTGCCACATGCTACTATTGCAGCTAG GATGTTTATCCTGGGTGTGGTTTTGGGTGCACTGTCATGGTGTACCTATTTCATAATGCTCAAATATCCACTTGTCAagattttttatctttgttatcc GGCAGTGATATACTTTATATGCTTCGGAATAAATTCGACTCCATTCCTAGAGCTGCACAACACGGAGACTCCTCTTATGCACAGTTGTTCCCATGATCCAGAACAAATCCGGTCCGAAGTGGAAGTTCTGAGACAAGACTTTAATATGAGGGTCAAGAAGATTCTTTTCAATTCAATACTTGGGGCATATTATACCAGTTTTGTTCCATGTTGTTTTGCTCAG TCGTACTTGCAGTACGACAGCGCGGGCGCGGCGCAACAGGTGGGTCTGGTGTGGGGCGCGCTGTGCGGGCGCTACGCGGCGCAGCTGCTCCCCGCCGCGCTCACGGACGCGCCGCACCGCGCCGCGCGCCATCTTGGCCGCTGGCAGCCTCTCGCCG TGTCGGGCGACGTTAGCGACGTCCCGGCGTGGTCGGGGGCGCGCGTGTGGGGTCGCGGCGCGCGCGTGCGCGTGTCGCAGGCGGTGTACTGCGCCGCCGCGCCCGCAGTGGCCGCCAACCCAACGGACGTGCACCACATCCGTTTCTAT TCTGTGTTCAGCAACCCATCGAAGCTGCTATGTTTGCTACTGTGCCTGCAGCTGTCATTAGTTGCCATGCAACTATGTCTCTTATTTAGTTCATTCGCATGGCATAATTTTATAGCCATtgttatattactatttataaattattatacactaTTCAAAATGGTTCGAGACTATCTCGTCGCGTGGAAAGTGTATAAGGCAGAAAACATGATACAGGACAAGAATGCAACGCTACAAGTTAATTAG
- the LOC124543647 gene encoding LYR motif-containing protein 2 → MASKLPKATLNLKQFLLRQEVLKLYRDIFRTIRKVADENTRLELKEWARSDFKNNKHHSDETTIKSMLYYGRKSLKDLQKSLALSDS, encoded by the exons ATGGCGTCGAAGTTGCCAAAAGCCACACTAAATTTAAAGCAG TTTCTGTTGCGACAAGAAGTATTGAAGTTATATCGAGACATATTCAGAACAATAAGGAAAGTCGCAGATGAAAATACTCGTTTGGAATTAAAGGAATGGGCGAGATCAGACTTTAAGAATAACAAACACCACAGTGATGAAACGACTATAAAATCTATGCTATACTATGGAAGGAAatctttaaaagatttacaGAAATCATTAGCACTCAGTGACAGCTAa